From Curtobacterium sp. SGAir0471, the proteins below share one genomic window:
- the hrcA gene encoding heat-inducible transcriptional repressor HrcA — protein sequence MVSERSLEVLKAIVRDYVASREPVGSKTIVERHAFGVSAATIRNDMAQLEDEQLIAAPHTSSGRVPTDKGYRVFVDHLAAARPLSSAQRHAIETFLGTPNDLDEVLGRTVRLLSQLTNQVALVQYPSMVRARVQHVELVRLGDTRLMVVLITDTARVEQRVVETDVPLDEDSLTELRTVVNGASVGLLLQDVPRALRAVPQQLRPDAQALGGVVVATLIEQVAANRQDRLVMAGAANLAKSERDFSGGLFPVLEAIEEQVTLLRLFGEMQVDDVAVAASIGAENAEYGLDATSIVAGGYLAGGGAVARLGVLGPTRMDYGTNMAAVRAVARYLSKLLGEH from the coding sequence ATGGTCAGCGAACGCTCCCTCGAGGTCCTCAAGGCCATCGTGCGGGACTACGTCGCATCGCGGGAGCCCGTCGGCTCGAAGACGATCGTCGAGCGCCACGCCTTCGGGGTCAGCGCGGCGACGATCCGCAACGACATGGCGCAGCTCGAGGACGAGCAGCTCATCGCGGCGCCGCACACGTCGTCCGGCCGGGTCCCGACGGACAAGGGCTACCGGGTCTTCGTCGACCACCTCGCGGCCGCGCGGCCGCTGTCGAGCGCGCAACGGCACGCGATCGAGACCTTCCTCGGCACGCCGAACGACCTCGACGAGGTCCTCGGGCGCACCGTGCGCCTGCTCAGCCAGCTCACGAACCAGGTCGCGCTCGTGCAGTACCCGTCGATGGTGCGCGCCCGCGTGCAGCACGTCGAGCTCGTCCGGCTCGGTGACACCCGGCTCATGGTCGTCCTCATCACGGACACCGCCCGGGTCGAGCAGCGCGTGGTCGAGACCGACGTCCCCCTCGACGAGGACTCCCTCACCGAGCTCCGCACCGTGGTGAACGGCGCGAGCGTCGGACTCCTGCTGCAGGACGTGCCCCGGGCCCTGCGCGCAGTGCCGCAGCAGCTCCGCCCGGACGCGCAGGCGCTCGGTGGGGTCGTCGTCGCGACGCTCATCGAGCAGGTGGCTGCGAACCGCCAGGACCGCCTGGTGATGGCCGGCGCGGCGAACCTGGCGAAGAGCGAGCGGGACTTCTCCGGCGGCCTGTTCCCCGTGCTCGAGGCGATCGAGGAACAGGTGACCCTGCTCCGGTTGTTCGGCGAGATGCAGGTGGACGACGTGGCCGTGGCCGCGAGCATCGGCGCCGAGAACGCCGAGTACGGCCTCGACGCGACGAGCATCGTGGCCGGCGGGTACCTCGCCGGCGGCGGGGCGGTCGCCCGACTGGGCGTCCTGGGCCCGACCCGCATGGACTACGGCACGAACATGGCCGCCGTCCGCGCGGTCGCACGGTACCTGTCCAAGCTGCTGGGCGAACATTGA
- a CDS encoding HAD family hydrolase: MEHHTVPTTVLWDIDGTLVLNAASPGNLYHLAVERAVGRDLVLKVGHQHGRTDAGLIADHVRAHDLDDALIPTVSRHLRDLTDERYGRGERRSPAPGAAALVRRFAELGWRNGLLTGNSEHRARVKLGGAGFDLDAFDWEHSYFGDAEVERTGVTARAAAALSGERAVIVGDTPRDGEAADAVGIPFVAVATGVYEVDALRGTSAVCVARDCVQDARLLEDAIAALPPLH; the protein is encoded by the coding sequence ATGGAGCACCACACCGTCCCCACCACGGTGCTGTGGGACATCGACGGCACCCTCGTCCTGAACGCCGCGTCGCCGGGCAACCTGTACCACCTGGCCGTCGAACGTGCCGTCGGCCGCGACCTGGTGCTGAAGGTCGGGCACCAGCACGGCCGCACCGACGCGGGGCTCATCGCCGACCACGTCCGGGCGCACGACCTCGACGACGCGCTCATCCCCACCGTCAGCCGGCACCTCCGTGACCTGACCGACGAACGGTACGGCCGGGGCGAACGCCGCTCCCCCGCACCGGGAGCCGCAGCGCTCGTCCGACGTTTCGCCGAGCTCGGCTGGCGGAACGGCCTGCTGACCGGCAACTCCGAGCACCGCGCACGGGTGAAGCTCGGCGGAGCGGGCTTCGACCTCGACGCGTTCGACTGGGAGCACTCGTACTTCGGGGACGCGGAGGTCGAGCGCACCGGGGTCACCGCGCGCGCCGCCGCCGCACTGTCCGGGGAGCGTGCCGTGATCGTCGGGGACACCCCGCGGGACGGCGAGGCGGCCGACGCGGTGGGGATCCCGTTCGTCGCGGTGGCGACCGGGGTGTACGAGGTCGACGCACTGCGGGGGACGAGTGCGGTGTGCGTCGCGCGGGACTGCGTGCAGGACGCCCGGCTGCTCGAGGACGCGATCGCCGCGCTGCCGCCGCTGCACTGA
- the hemW gene encoding radical SAM family heme chaperone HemW, with product MPSALPIADPAPADGLLTPGPGAGDVPFGVYVHVPFCRVRCGYCDFNTYTASELRGVRRDDYAGHAVQEIRWAAEVLDRSGVPRRPVSTVFFGGGTPTMLPADDLVMILRAIDDTWGILPGAEVTTEANPDSVDADSIATLERGGFTRMSYGMQSAVPHVLATLDRTHDPERVPVVVDLAKQRGLDVSLDLIYSTPGESLDDWRTSLDAALACTPDHVSAYSLIVEEGTAMGRMVARGELPAPDDDLAADMYELADRTLADAGYAWYEVSNWARTDEQGGPDRHASRHNLSYWKGHDWWGVGPGAHSAVAGTRWWNVKHPAAYANRVLSGESPAAGRETLDADTRYVERVLLAARVRGELGTAELGREARGRVAGLIARGLVDGSAAVRGRIELTLQGRLLADAVVRELLD from the coding sequence ATGCCGAGTGCGCTCCCGATCGCCGATCCCGCTCCCGCGGACGGCCTGCTCACCCCCGGCCCGGGCGCCGGCGACGTCCCCTTCGGGGTGTACGTCCACGTGCCGTTCTGCCGGGTGCGCTGCGGCTACTGCGACTTCAACACCTACACGGCATCCGAGCTGCGCGGTGTGCGCCGCGACGACTACGCCGGCCACGCGGTGCAGGAGATCCGCTGGGCGGCCGAGGTGCTCGATCGCTCCGGCGTCCCGCGACGCCCGGTCTCGACGGTGTTCTTCGGCGGTGGCACGCCGACGATGCTGCCCGCGGACGACCTCGTGATGATCCTCCGGGCGATCGACGACACCTGGGGGATCCTCCCTGGGGCCGAGGTCACGACCGAGGCGAACCCGGACTCCGTGGACGCCGACTCGATCGCCACGCTCGAGCGCGGCGGGTTCACCCGGATGAGCTACGGCATGCAGTCCGCGGTGCCGCACGTCCTCGCCACGCTCGACCGGACGCACGACCCCGAGCGCGTCCCGGTGGTGGTCGACCTCGCGAAGCAGCGGGGTCTCGACGTCAGCCTCGACCTCATCTACTCGACGCCGGGGGAGTCCCTCGACGACTGGCGCACCTCGCTCGACGCCGCACTGGCCTGCACCCCCGACCACGTCTCGGCCTACTCGCTCATCGTCGAGGAGGGCACGGCCATGGGGCGCATGGTCGCCCGCGGCGAGCTCCCCGCGCCGGACGACGACCTGGCGGCGGACATGTACGAGCTCGCCGACCGCACCCTCGCCGACGCCGGGTACGCCTGGTACGAGGTGTCGAACTGGGCCCGCACCGACGAGCAGGGCGGCCCGGACCGCCACGCGAGCCGGCACAACCTGTCGTACTGGAAGGGCCACGACTGGTGGGGCGTCGGCCCGGGCGCGCACTCCGCGGTCGCCGGCACGCGCTGGTGGAACGTGAAGCACCCGGCCGCGTACGCGAACCGGGTGCTCTCCGGCGAGTCCCCGGCGGCCGGGCGCGAGACGCTCGACGCCGACACCCGGTACGTCGAGCGGGTGCTCCTGGCGGCGCGCGTTCGCGGCGAGCTCGGCACCGCGGAACTCGGTCGGGAGGCCCGTGGCCGCGTCGCCGGCCTCATCGCGCGTGGTCTCGTGGACGGCTCGGCCGCGGTGCGGGGACGCATCGAGCTGACCCTCCAGGGCCGGCTGCTCGCGGACGCCGTCGTCCGCGAACTGCTCGACTGA
- a CDS encoding S26 family signal peptidase, producing the protein MTAGTADARIVPTARRRRAPGRAVRVRVVVAVAVVLLVLLAIGVAMAAGVRTFDVRTPSMGRAAPVGSLVVTVPPGQHRLAVGDVVTFVPPVTEGSGTAARLPYTHRVTAVVDGAITTKGDANGAADAWTISRGDVVGRVVAVLPGGGWVLRMVPWTAGGIGLVWLLTGSIAARATRTAARLVGVSAVLAVVVAVFRPFVALVVTGVDPGARPTAHVVSTGLLPIRAVGPSGASDRLLSGSVGQVALPPGSDGAVALTAQLDLSPLGWVTLALVCAVPLVLGVLLARSSRRAPSERVDAADVLTGRPTDRTQPRPTDRAEPRPTDRAEPRPTDRGTDRGTDRAEPRPTDRGTDRGTDRSTDRPADSAPHRVAHSTTDATTGRATTDPAMTDPATDATTDLATESPVVPTVPA; encoded by the coding sequence ATGACGGCGGGGACCGCGGACGCGCGTATCGTCCCGACGGCTCGTCGTCGGCGCGCTCCCGGCCGTGCCGTGCGGGTGCGGGTCGTCGTCGCCGTCGCCGTCGTCCTGCTCGTGCTGCTCGCGATCGGCGTCGCGATGGCCGCAGGCGTCCGGACCTTCGACGTCCGGACCCCATCGATGGGCCGCGCGGCGCCGGTCGGGTCGCTCGTCGTGACGGTGCCGCCGGGTCAGCACCGCCTGGCCGTCGGCGACGTCGTCACGTTCGTCCCGCCGGTCACGGAGGGTAGCGGGACGGCGGCGCGACTGCCCTACACGCACCGCGTCACCGCGGTCGTCGACGGAGCGATCACGACCAAGGGTGACGCGAACGGTGCTGCGGACGCGTGGACCATCAGCCGCGGCGACGTCGTGGGGCGGGTGGTCGCGGTGCTGCCCGGCGGCGGGTGGGTGCTCCGGATGGTGCCGTGGACCGCCGGTGGCATCGGCCTCGTGTGGCTCCTCACCGGCTCCATCGCCGCGCGTGCTACCCGGACGGCCGCGCGGCTCGTCGGCGTGAGCGCCGTCCTCGCGGTCGTGGTCGCGGTCTTCCGGCCGTTCGTCGCACTCGTCGTGACCGGGGTCGATCCGGGCGCGCGTCCGACGGCGCACGTCGTGTCGACGGGGCTACTCCCGATCCGGGCGGTCGGTCCGTCCGGCGCGTCCGACCGGCTCCTCAGCGGTTCGGTCGGACAGGTGGCGCTGCCGCCGGGGTCGGACGGCGCGGTCGCGCTCACCGCGCAGCTCGACCTCTCCCCGCTCGGCTGGGTGACGCTCGCCCTGGTCTGCGCCGTCCCGCTCGTACTCGGGGTGCTCCTCGCCCGCTCGTCGCGTCGTGCGCCGTCGGAACGCGTCGATGCGGCGGACGTCCTGACGGGTCGCCCGACGGATCGCACGCAGCCCCGCCCGACGGATCGCGCGGAGCCCCGCCCGACGGATCGCGCGGAGCCCCGCCCGACGGATCGCGGGACCGACCGCGGGACGGATCGCGCGGAGCCCCGCCCGACGGATCGCGGGACCGACCGCGGGACGGATCGCTCGACTGACCGCCCGGCGGACAGCGCGCCCCACCGCGTGGCGCACAGCACGACGGACGCGACGACCGGCCGCGCGACGACCGACCCCGCGATGACCGACCCCGCGACGGACGCGACGACCGATCTCGCGACGGAGTCGCCGGTCGTCCCGACGGTCCCGGCATGA
- a CDS encoding family 16 glycoside hydrolase has protein sequence MIVRTPIVLAVTLVAAVAALTGIAAPTQGTTAAYTATTSNRSTATTVGDYAVTGLPFRDSFAGGQGAWRTYGGSWTTQTRFGYGTLTETSGSSDGPKAVTGDPAWTDYTMQADVQVNSGTDAGLLVRVTAPGTGANAFTGYSVGLGLGENALSIDRTANVVTTRLAQSTVPGTLRNGQFYHLVVQAAGCGITAWSSTVGANDWTRVSVSESSADCLTTGAIGLRGNGSAAGYRFVTATAGALAPSLASDPWNSTLSTGRLEDGAPARVYGGAWAVDQQEERIRSTAYANSGDKQVLNRTWGDMTLTGDVRLMRTPRSGTDAGFIVRVNDPSTGIDSMRAYSVGITRTGMTIGEHRNPGFAGAFVPFGRTVQAGEWWHLTVEAVGCTITATASPADGGTPVQGRADFGACSLTTGAVGIREQGTEAEWRNIAVTPR, from the coding sequence ATGATCGTCCGGACGCCGATCGTGCTCGCCGTGACGCTCGTGGCGGCGGTTGCAGCGCTCACCGGGATCGCAGCGCCGACCCAGGGCACGACCGCGGCCTACACCGCGACGACGTCGAACCGGAGCACCGCCACCACGGTCGGCGACTACGCCGTGACGGGTCTGCCCTTCCGTGACTCCTTCGCGGGTGGCCAGGGCGCTTGGCGGACCTACGGCGGATCGTGGACGACACAGACCAGGTTCGGCTACGGCACCCTGACCGAGACGTCCGGCTCGTCGGACGGACCGAAGGCCGTCACCGGTGACCCCGCGTGGACCGACTACACGATGCAGGCGGACGTGCAGGTGAACAGCGGCACGGACGCCGGGCTCCTGGTCCGGGTCACCGCTCCCGGCACGGGCGCGAACGCCTTCACCGGCTACTCGGTCGGGCTCGGCCTCGGCGAGAACGCGCTGTCGATCGACCGGACCGCGAACGTGGTCACCACCCGGCTGGCGCAGTCGACCGTTCCCGGCACGCTGCGGAACGGGCAGTTCTACCACCTGGTCGTCCAGGCTGCCGGATGCGGCATCACCGCCTGGTCGTCGACCGTCGGCGCGAACGACTGGACGCGGGTGAGCGTCTCGGAGTCGTCGGCCGACTGCCTGACGACGGGCGCGATCGGCCTGCGCGGCAACGGCAGTGCGGCCGGCTACCGCTTCGTGACGGCCACAGCGGGCGCCCTCGCCCCCTCGCTCGCGTCGGACCCCTGGAACTCGACGCTCTCCACCGGTCGGCTCGAGGACGGTGCGCCCGCGCGGGTGTACGGCGGAGCGTGGGCGGTCGACCAGCAGGAGGAGCGGATCCGCAGCACCGCGTACGCGAACAGCGGGGACAAGCAGGTCCTGAACCGGACGTGGGGCGACATGACCCTGACGGGTGACGTGCGCCTCATGCGCACCCCGAGGTCGGGCACCGACGCGGGGTTCATCGTCCGGGTGAACGACCCGTCGACCGGGATCGACTCGATGCGCGCGTACTCGGTCGGGATCACCAGGACGGGCATGACCATAGGGGAGCACCGGAACCCGGGGTTCGCGGGCGCCTTCGTGCCGTTCGGACGGACGGTGCAGGCCGGGGAGTGGTGGCACCTGACCGTCGAGGCGGTCGGGTGCACGATCACCGCCACCGCGTCGCCGGCCGACGGCGGGACGCCGGTGCAGGGGCGGGCGGACTTCGGCGCCTGCTCGCTGACGACCGGTGCGGTCGGCATCCGCGAGCAGGGGACCGAGGCCGAGTGGCGGAACATCGCCGTCACGCCGCGCTGA
- a CDS encoding RsmE family RNA methyltransferase has protein sequence MASLHLVEPGGLDGVGVGDPVSLDGAEGRHAVSVARVRVGETLRIADGRGTVVTGAVVATGKDSLTLTVSDVSVDAAPRPALVLVQALAKGGRDEMAVQAATEIGVDRIVPWSAARSVSRWDGAKVEKGRARWAAIAQEAAKQAVRSRVPSVDAPVTTTQLAGLVGSSSGGAASSGAVPSSGAARSSGAVPSSGAVPSSGAVPSSDVGREARRAVVVLDPVGAVRLSAWEPPADVDEIVLVVGPEGGIDGSEFDRLEAAGAVRVRLGDTVLRTSTAGPAALAVLQTRLGRW, from the coding sequence ATGGCCTCGCTCCACCTGGTCGAGCCGGGCGGGCTCGACGGCGTCGGTGTCGGCGACCCGGTGTCGCTCGACGGCGCCGAGGGGCGGCACGCGGTGTCCGTCGCGCGGGTCCGCGTCGGCGAGACGCTGCGCATCGCGGACGGGCGCGGGACGGTCGTGACCGGTGCGGTGGTCGCGACGGGCAAGGACTCGTTGACGCTGACCGTGTCCGACGTCTCGGTCGACGCGGCTCCGCGCCCCGCGCTGGTGCTCGTGCAGGCGCTCGCGAAGGGCGGACGGGACGAGATGGCGGTGCAGGCCGCGACCGAGATCGGCGTCGACCGGATCGTCCCCTGGTCGGCCGCGCGGAGCGTGTCCCGGTGGGACGGTGCGAAGGTCGAGAAGGGTCGCGCCCGGTGGGCGGCGATCGCCCAGGAGGCCGCGAAGCAGGCGGTCCGTTCGCGCGTCCCGTCGGTGGACGCGCCGGTGACGACGACGCAGCTGGCCGGGCTGGTCGGCTCGTCGTCGGGTGGTGCCGCATCGTCGGGTGCCGTCCCGTCGTCCGGGGCTGCCCGGTCGTCGGGTGCTGTCCCGTCGTCGGGTGCTGTCCCGTCGTCGGGTGCTGTCCCGTCGTCGGACGTCGGCCGGGAGGCGCGGCGTGCGGTGGTCGTGCTGGACCCGGTGGGTGCGGTGCGGCTCTCGGCGTGGGAGCCGCCCGCGGACGTCGACGAGATCGTCCTGGTGGTCGGCCCGGAGGGCGGCATCGACGGATCCGAGTTCGACCGGCTCGAGGCCGCCGGTGCGGTCCGGGTGCGGCTCGGTGACACCGTGCTCCGCACATCGACCGCCGGGCCTGCGGCCCTGGCGGTCTTGCAGACCCGGCTCGGGCGCTGGTAG
- a CDS encoding DUF1990 family protein, translating into MSSRGTYRTALTYGAVGATQAADLMTYPPEGFTPAESRARIGHGDARFETAVTQALTWQIQERSGIRVQVEDQPDDDEVRYNPVTFDEHGVPVAPASIGTPRVEKFAADGTPLLTAGTTATLEMHAFGQTVHAPVRVVSIIDETDRKGFAYGTLEGHPLSGEESFVVERTSDGSVWLQVRQFSQPSSRKWAFVAPLLRRQQRVMAAKYLSALRGD; encoded by the coding sequence ATGAGTTCCCGCGGCACGTACCGGACCGCCCTGACCTACGGTGCCGTCGGCGCCACGCAGGCGGCGGACCTCATGACCTACCCGCCGGAGGGCTTCACCCCGGCGGAGTCGCGGGCGCGGATCGGCCACGGCGACGCGCGGTTCGAGACCGCGGTGACGCAGGCCTTGACATGGCAGATCCAGGAGCGCAGCGGCATCCGCGTGCAGGTCGAGGACCAGCCCGACGACGACGAGGTCCGCTACAACCCGGTGACGTTCGACGAGCACGGCGTCCCCGTCGCGCCGGCGTCGATCGGCACGCCCCGCGTCGAGAAGTTCGCGGCCGACGGAACACCGCTGCTCACGGCCGGCACCACGGCGACGCTCGAGATGCACGCGTTCGGGCAGACCGTGCACGCGCCGGTCCGCGTCGTGTCGATCATCGACGAGACCGACCGCAAGGGCTTCGCGTACGGCACCCTCGAGGGGCACCCGCTCTCCGGCGAGGAGTCCTTCGTGGTCGAGCGGACGAGCGACGGGTCGGTGTGGCTCCAGGTCCGGCAGTTCTCGCAGCCGTCCAGCCGGAAGTGGGCGTTCGTCGCGCCCCTGCTCCGTCGACAGCAGCGGGTGATGGCCGCCAAGTACCTCAGCGCACTCCGAGGCGACTGA
- a CDS encoding histidine triad nucleotide-binding protein, whose amino-acid sequence MSSSEPSIFSKIVAREVPATIVAEDDRVIAFEDIAPKAPVHVLVVPKTEQYRDVSELAAGDPELLAHVVATARRIADERSGGQFRLVFNTGEAAGQTVFHVHAHVLAGDLHEGNLLAG is encoded by the coding sequence ATGAGCAGCAGCGAGCCGAGCATCTTCTCGAAGATCGTCGCGCGCGAGGTCCCGGCGACGATCGTGGCCGAGGACGACCGGGTGATCGCCTTCGAGGACATCGCGCCCAAGGCGCCCGTCCACGTGCTCGTGGTGCCCAAGACCGAGCAGTACCGCGACGTCTCCGAGCTCGCCGCCGGCGACCCGGAGCTGCTCGCACACGTCGTCGCCACCGCCCGTCGCATCGCCGACGAGCGGTCCGGTGGCCAGTTCCGTCTCGTCTTCAACACCGGCGAAGCCGCCGGTCAGACCGTGTTCCACGTGCACGCGCACGTCCTCGCAGGTGATCTGCACGAAGGGAATCTCCTTGCCGGTTGA
- the lepA gene encoding translation elongation factor 4 translates to MSPQASAPLEPAATPAEAIRNFCIIAHIDHGKSTLADRMLQITGIVEERAMRAQYLDRMDIERERGITIKSQAVRMPWELDGQTFALNMIDTPGHVDFSYEVSRSLAACEGAILLVDAAQGIEAQTLANLYLALENDLEIIPVLNKIDLPAADPDKYAAELAQLIGGKPEDVLRVSGKTGAGVPELLDRVVGSVPAPVGTVDAEPRAMIFDSVYDSYRGVVTYVRMIDGTIKPREKIQMMSTRTTHEILEIGVSSPEPKPTKGLSVGEVGYLITGVKDVRQSKVGDTVTSAQRPATEALPGYTDPKPMVFSGLYPIDGSDYPDLREALDKLKLSDAALVYEPETSVALGFGFRCGFLGLLHLEIITERLSREFGLDLITTAPSVVYEVTNEDNSVTEVTNPSEFPGGRIVEVREPMVRAAILAPKDYVGAIMELCQSRRGSLLGMEYLGEDRVEIRYEMPLGEIVFDFFDQLKSKTQGYASLDYEPTGDQAADLVKVDILLQGEQVDAFSAIVHRDKAYAYGTLMTERLRKLIPRQQFEVPIQAAIGARIIARESIRAMRKDVLAKCYGGDITRKRKLLEKQKEGKKRMKMVGRVEVPQEAFIAALSGDVEEKKK, encoded by the coding sequence CGCGAGCGCGGCATCACGATCAAGTCCCAGGCCGTCCGCATGCCGTGGGAGCTCGACGGGCAGACCTTCGCCCTGAACATGATCGACACCCCCGGACACGTCGACTTCTCGTACGAGGTCTCGCGGTCCCTCGCCGCGTGCGAGGGCGCCATCCTGCTCGTCGACGCGGCCCAGGGCATCGAGGCGCAGACGCTCGCCAACCTGTACCTGGCGCTCGAGAACGACCTCGAGATCATCCCGGTCCTCAACAAGATCGACCTGCCCGCCGCCGACCCGGACAAGTACGCGGCCGAGCTCGCGCAGCTCATCGGCGGCAAGCCGGAGGACGTGCTGCGCGTGTCCGGCAAGACCGGTGCGGGCGTGCCCGAGCTGCTCGACCGGGTCGTGGGCTCCGTCCCGGCGCCCGTCGGCACCGTCGACGCCGAGCCGCGCGCGATGATCTTCGACTCGGTGTACGACAGCTACCGCGGTGTCGTCACCTACGTCCGCATGATCGACGGGACGATCAAGCCGCGCGAGAAGATCCAGATGATGTCGACGCGGACGACCCACGAGATCCTCGAGATCGGCGTCTCCAGCCCGGAGCCGAAGCCGACCAAGGGACTCTCGGTCGGCGAGGTCGGGTACCTCATCACCGGGGTGAAGGACGTCCGCCAGTCGAAGGTCGGCGACACCGTCACGAGCGCGCAGCGCCCCGCGACCGAGGCACTGCCCGGCTACACGGACCCGAAGCCGATGGTCTTCTCGGGCCTGTACCCGATCGACGGCTCCGACTACCCGGACCTGCGTGAGGCGCTCGACAAGCTCAAGCTCTCCGACGCCGCGCTCGTGTACGAGCCCGAGACCTCGGTCGCGCTCGGCTTCGGCTTCCGCTGCGGCTTCCTCGGTCTGCTGCACCTCGAGATCATCACCGAGCGCCTGTCGCGGGAGTTCGGCCTCGACCTCATCACGACCGCGCCCAGCGTGGTCTACGAGGTGACGAACGAGGACAACTCCGTGACCGAGGTCACGAACCCGTCCGAGTTCCCGGGCGGTCGCATCGTCGAGGTCCGCGAGCCGATGGTGCGCGCGGCCATCCTCGCGCCGAAGGACTACGTCGGCGCGATCATGGAGCTCTGCCAGTCGCGCCGCGGCTCCCTGCTCGGCATGGAGTACCTGGGCGAGGACCGCGTCGAGATCCGCTACGAGATGCCCCTCGGCGAGATCGTGTTCGACTTCTTCGACCAGCTGAAGAGCAAGACGCAGGGCTACGCCTCGCTCGACTACGAGCCCACCGGCGACCAGGCCGCGGACCTCGTCAAGGTCGACATCCTGCTGCAGGGCGAGCAGGTCGACGCGTTCAGCGCGATCGTGCACCGCGACAAGGCCTACGCCTACGGCACGCTGATGACCGAGCGGCTCCGCAAGCTCATCCCGCGCCAGCAGTTCGAGGTGCCGATCCAGGCGGCGATCGGCGCGCGGATCATCGCCCGCGAGAGCATCCGGGCGATGCGCAAGGACGTCCTCGCGAAGTGCTACGGCGGTGACATCACCCGCAAGCGCAAGCTCCTCGAGAAGCAGAAGGAGGGCAAGAAGCGCATGAAGATGGTGGGTCGCGTCGAGGTCCCGCAGGAAGCCTTCATCGCGGCGCTCTCCGGCGACGTGGAAGAGAAGAAGAAGTAG
- the dnaJ gene encoding molecular chaperone DnaJ codes for MADHYDVLGVQPDASDADIKKAYRRLARELHPDVNPSPDAAERFKDVTHAYDVLSDPEQRRRYDAGPQADSPFGGGAGGFSDIFDAFFGGGGGGGRGNGPRSRAERGQDALLRIEVDLDEVVFGTHKDVEVDTAVVCETCNGSCCAPGTSPRTCDICGGSGHIQRQVRSLLGNVVTSAPCGTCRGYGTVIPSPCPTCQGQGRVRARRTIPVDVPAGVETGLRLQMPGQGEVGPAGGPSGDLYLEVKVRHHDVYSRDGDDLLATLEVQMTDAILGAHTTIDGLDGPVELEIRPGVQSADVLVIKDRGVTKLRGNGRGDLRVGVQVVTPTKLSHKERGLVEQLAKSHRAPGPQLARFQQGMFGKLRDRFFNF; via the coding sequence GTGGCAGACCACTACGACGTCCTCGGCGTCCAGCCGGACGCCTCCGATGCCGACATCAAGAAGGCCTACCGACGGCTGGCGCGCGAGCTGCACCCGGACGTCAACCCGAGCCCGGACGCGGCCGAGCGCTTCAAGGACGTGACGCACGCGTACGACGTGCTGAGCGACCCGGAGCAGCGCCGGCGCTACGACGCCGGGCCGCAGGCCGACAGCCCCTTCGGCGGCGGCGCCGGCGGGTTCAGCGACATCTTCGACGCCTTCTTCGGCGGCGGGGGCGGCGGTGGACGTGGCAACGGTCCGCGGAGCCGGGCCGAGCGCGGACAGGACGCCCTGCTGCGCATCGAGGTCGACCTGGACGAGGTCGTCTTCGGCACGCACAAGGACGTCGAGGTCGACACGGCCGTCGTCTGCGAGACCTGCAACGGCTCGTGCTGCGCGCCGGGGACGAGCCCGCGCACCTGCGACATCTGCGGCGGCTCCGGGCACATCCAGCGCCAGGTCCGCTCCCTGCTGGGCAACGTCGTGACGAGCGCCCCCTGCGGGACGTGCCGCGGCTACGGCACCGTCATCCCGAGCCCCTGCCCGACGTGCCAGGGACAGGGCCGCGTCCGCGCGCGCCGCACCATCCCCGTCGACGTGCCCGCGGGTGTCGAGACCGGGCTCCGGCTGCAGATGCCCGGACAGGGCGAGGTCGGCCCGGCCGGCGGTCCCTCGGGTGACCTCTACCTCGAGGTCAAGGTGCGCCACCACGACGTCTACAGCCGTGACGGCGACGACCTGCTCGCGACGCTCGAGGTCCAGATGACCGATGCGATCCTCGGTGCCCACACCACGATCGACGGGCTCGACGGGCCGGTCGAGCTCGAGATCCGTCCGGGCGTGCAGAGCGCCGACGTCCTGGTGATCAAGGACCGCGGCGTGACCAAGCTGCGCGGCAACGGACGAGGCGACCTCCGCGTCGGGGTGCAGGTCGTGACGCCGACGAAGCTCTCCCACAAGGAGCGTGGACTGGTCGAGCAGCTCGCGAAGTCCCACAGGGCACCGGGACCGCAGCTCGCGCGCTTCCAGCAGGGCATGTTCGGCAAGCTCCGCGACCGCTTCTTCAACTTCTGA
- a CDS encoding DUF4870 domain-containing protein — protein sequence MSYGQQPGGPQDGRYGQQAGGPQNPQGPQYPAGFTPPQPMSPEDQRLWATLTHVGGIFFSLVVPIIAYLVLRDRGQFIKEHTRQALNFHITMAIAYVVAWLLCLVVIGFVLLPIIGVLVIVFAILAAVAANRGDFYRYPLTIEFIKQ from the coding sequence ATGAGCTACGGACAGCAACCAGGCGGCCCGCAGGACGGCCGGTACGGCCAACAGGCGGGGGGACCCCAGAACCCGCAGGGACCGCAGTACCCGGCCGGCTTCACGCCGCCGCAGCCGATGTCGCCGGAGGACCAGCGCCTGTGGGCGACCCTGACGCACGTCGGCGGCATCTTCTTCAGCCTGGTCGTGCCGATCATCGCCTACCTGGTGCTGCGCGACCGTGGGCAGTTCATCAAGGAGCACACCCGCCAGGCGCTGAACTTCCACATCACGATGGCGATCGCGTACGTCGTGGCGTGGTTGCTCTGCCTGGTCGTGATCGGGTTCGTCCTGCTGCCGATCATCGGCGTGCTCGTGATCGTGTTCGCGATCCTGGCGGCCGTGGCGGCGAACCGCGGGGACTTCTACCGCTACCCGCTCACCATCGAGTTCATCAAGCAGTAG